In the Aneurinibacillus soli genome, one interval contains:
- a CDS encoding division/cell wall cluster transcriptional repressor MraZ, with translation MDKKPVVCHMDEKGNILLPAEFQDVLGYGVIEFVIENDCIVLTKAEPIYTGTLDVKRNRK, from the coding sequence ATGGATAAGAAGCCAGTAGTCTGTCACATGGATGAGAAAGGGAATATCCTACTTCCGGCGGAGTTTCAAGATGTTCTTGGTTATGGAGTCATTGAATTTGTCATTGAAAATGATTGTATTGTACTAACGAAAGCAGAGCCGATCTATACGGGCACTTTGGATGTAAAGCGAAATCGGAAGTAA